The sequence CTACGTCGACCAGATGCTCATCACCGCCTCGCTGTTCCTGGAGGCGCTGGAGGCACCCGAGGAGGAGCGGGAGCGGGTGACCCGGCTCGCCACCCGTCAGCTGCGGCTCATCACCCTCGGCCGCACCCACTGGCTGGACTGACCCGTCCCGCCCGGAGAACGCGAGGAGTTGGCCCACCACGCGGCGACCCGCGCACCCGCGCCGTCATCGCCGTCGCCGACGAGGCCCGCGCCGAGGCCCGGGAGCGGGTCCTGAAGGCATGGCGCGGCGACGAGCGGACGGTGTCGTCGGCGATCGTCCCACCGGGACGGGATCTCCGGGCGGACCGCACCGCCGGCGTACGCCCGGGGCCCGTCCGAGGCGGTCGGCCGGGCCCTGCCCCGAAAGCCGCGGGAGGGACGCCCCTTCGACGCGCCGGCGCCGGCCCCCGAGGGAGCCGGCGCCTACGACAGGCCGGCGGCCCGGCCGGAGCGCGAGCCGCTCAGCCGAGCCTGACCCGGGCCAGCTGGCGGGACTGCGCGACCAGCCGGTCCGCGCTGTCCCAGACCTCGGCGTCCTCCTCCAGGAAGCCGCCGGCCAGGTTGCGGGTGGTGATCGACACCCGCAGCGGTCCCGGGGCCGGGCGCCGGCGCACGTGGACGGTGAGTTCCACGGTCGGCACCCAGCCCTTGAGGCCCATCTCGAAGGCGGTGGGCGGCAGGGCGTCGACGGCGAGGAGCAGCGAGAGCGGGTCGGCGTCGCGGCCGTCGGCGAGGCCGAACCAGGCGCGCATCTCGCCCTTGCCGGAGGGACTGCCGAGGGCCCAGCCGGTGGTGGCCGGGTCCAGCTTGATCATCAGCCGGCCGGCGATGGCGTTGCTGCCGTCGATCGGGGCCGGGCCGTCCTCGGGGCCGAAGCACCGCTCCAGCGGGGGGATCGCGGGCGGGGCGGCCGTCGTACGGACGTCGTCGGGGAGGGCGGCGAGGTCGCCGTAGGAGGCGAGGACGCGGATGCGCTCGACCTCGTTGCCCTCGTCGTCGTACTGGAAGAGCGAGGCCTGGCCGGTGGAGAGGGTGCGGCCGGTGCGGACCGTCCCGGTGCGGACGACCGCCGGGCCGGGCCGGGAGGCGGTGAGGTAGTGGGCGGTGATGGAGAAGGGGTCCGGGTGCGGGAGGGTGTCCGCGAGGGCCCGGCCGAGCACGGCCAGCAGATAGCCGCCGTTGACGGCGCTGATGATGGTCCAGCCGGCCGAGAGGTCGATGTCGTAGACGCCGGGCTCGCGCCGGGTGACCGCGGTGTCGCGGTCGAACTCGCTGTCGCCGATCGCGGCTCGCGGGGAGGGGGCGGTAGCTGCTTCTGCCATGCGCGAAACGCTACAACATGAAACTACTAAGCGGTAGCTTTCCCTGTTTCCGTACAGTCGATATGATCTTCACTCAGGGTGAGGATCCGGCAATTTCTCGGTAAGTGTCCGGACACGTCCACAACCCCTGTGCCCGGATTCCCCTCTAGGGGGACATGAGCCTCACCGGGACTCCGTTCCTCTACACCACCATCGCGCTGTCCGTGGTCGCCCTGATTCTGCCGCTCGTGCTCTGGTCACGGATGGGCGGCCCCAGACCGCTGCGGGCCGCGGCCCGCGTCCTGATGCTGCTGTTCGCCCAGGGCACGGCCGTCACGCTGGTGTTCGTCCTGGTCAACAACCAGAACAACCTGTATGACGACTGGGCCGACCTGCTCGGCACCGGCGACCACGTCCAGCAGGCCGCCGACCTGGGCCGGGACGGCACCGGCGGCATCTCGGTGGAACGGCTGCCCCGGGTCCGGCAGTCCTTCAGGCCCGTCGGCGGGCCCGGCACGCGCGCGGCCGGCACCGTGCGCGTCACCCAGCTTCAGGGCCGGGTCTCCGGGGTGAACGCCGAGGTCTACGTCTGGCTGCCGCCGCAGTACGACGACCCGGCCTACCGGCACCACAGGTTCCCGGTGGTGGAGCTGCTGCCCGGCTATCCCGGTTCGGCGAAGGCCTGGTTCGGCGCGCTGCGCGCCCCCGAGCAGCTGCTGCCGCTGATGCGCGACGGCCGGGTGGCGCCGTTCATCCTGGTCGCCCCGCGCACCAACCTGCTGGCCGGCGTGGACACCGGCTGCGCCAACATCCCCGGTCAGGTCAACGCCGACAGCTGGCTCAGCATCGACGTGCCGAAGATGGTCAAGGACAACTTCCGCACCGAGCCGGCCCCGCGCGGCTGGGCGGTGGCCGGCTACTCGGCGGGCGCGCACTGCGCGGTGAAGCTGGCCGTGGCGCACCCCGACCGGTACCGGGCCGCGGTGAGCATGTCCGGCTACAACGACCCGATCGCCGAACGCGACTCCCTCGCCGCCCAGAGCCCCGCCCTGCGCGCCGCGAACAACCCCTACGCACTGCTGCGGAAGGCGGCCACGCCGCCGCCGGTCGCGCTGTACCTCTCCGGCCAGCCCGGCGACGGCTACCAGGCGGGCATGGCGCTGCGGTCCGCCGCCAAGGCGCCCACCACCGTGAGCGTGGTCTTCCTGCCGCGCAGTGCGGGCGGTCACACCCTGGCGCTGTGGCGCCCGCAGATACCCGCCGTCTTCCGCTGGCTGACCCTCCAGATGGGGCAGAGCCACGCCAAGGGGCGGGACACCTCCGTCGCCGGGGCCGCTACTCCTCCGTCACCGTCGAGCGCCGGTTCCACGCACGAGGCGCTCGCCAGTGGAACCGCATCGCGAGCAGGCGCAGCACGAACGCCGTGAGGGCCGCGAATCCGCTGGTGAGCGGGGAGAGCGCGTCGTAGCGGATGCACAGCACCACCATCGCGGAGCCCACGATCGCCGGGACCGCGTACAGGTCGCGGTCCCAGCGCAGCAGCGAGGGCACCTCGTTGGCCAGCACGTCCCGCAGCACACCGCCGCCCACGGCGGTGGCCAGGCCCAGCGTCGCCGACGCGGTCAGGCCGAGCCCGTGGCTGTACGCCTTCGTGGTGCCGCTGACGCAGAACAGGCCGAGGCCGGCCGCGTCGAAGACGAGCACCGCCGACTGGATGCGCTCCACGTGCGGGTGCAGGAAGAAGACGACGAGCGCGGCGAGCAGCGGCGTGACGAAGTAGCCGAGGTCCGTGAAGGCCGCCGGGGGCACGGCCCCGATGACCAGGTCGCGGAACAGCCCGCCGCCCAGCGCGGTGACCTCGGCGAGCACGGCGATGCCGAACACGTCGAAGTTCTTCCGGACGGCCAGCAGGGCGCCGGAGATCGCGAACACGAAGATCCCGATCACGTCGAGCGTGTGCTGGACGGAGGGGCTGAAGAGTTGCTGGAGCTGCACCCTGACATTCTCGCCTGCCGGAGTGCCTGAACCTTACAAAGTTAGGCTAGAGGGCAGGTTTCCCTGTCGTGAACAGCCAGGTGTCGAAGAGGTCGTCCAGCTGCCGTCCGCTGACGCGCTCGGCGAGCCGGATGAAGTCGGCGGTGCCGGCGTTGCCGTACCGGTGGAGCGAGGTCCACGCGGGCAGCAGCCGGAAGAAGGCCGGGTCGCCGATCCGCTCGCGCAGCATCTGGAGGGTCATCGCGCCGCGCTGGTAGACGGCGGAGGCGAACATGGTGTCCCGCTCCGGGGCACCGGGCCTGACCTGCCAGAAGTCGGAGTCGGCGGGCCGGGAGCCGTATCCGGCGAGGAAGGAGTCGTGGGCGGAGCGGGTGCCCTTGTGCTCGGCCCACAGCCACTGGGCGTAGGTGGCGAAGCCCTCGTTGAGCCAGATGTCGTTCCAGCGCGCCACGCTCACCGAGTCGCCGAACCACTGGTGGGCCAGCTCGTGCACGATGGTCGTCTCGCTGCGCACCGCCGAGTAGGCGGGCTTGCTCTGCACCTCCAGCGAGAACCCGGCCTCCGGCATGTCGTCGACGATGGCGCCGGTCTCCTCGAAGGGGTACGGCCCGAAGAGCCGCGACCAGTAGTCGGTGACGGCGGAGGTGACGCCGTAGACGTCGACGGTGTTGGCGTCCTTCAGCACCGGGTCGATCGCCACGTAGACCGGGATGCCGCCGGGGGTCCGGCCGGTCCGCACGTCGAACTTCCCGATGGTGGCGGTGGCCAGGTAGGTGGCCATCGGCCTGGACTCCCGCCAGTGGGTGTACGTCGAGCCGTCCTTGTCGTACGCCGACACCAGCCGGCCGTTGGAGACGGCGGTCAGGCCCTGCGGCGCCTTGATCCGGATGTCGTAGGTGGCCTTGTCGGCGGGGTGGTCGCTGGACGGGAACCAGGTCGAGGCGGCGTTGGGCTCGCAGGCGACGAAGACGCCGTCGGCGGTCTTCATCCAGCCGTAGTCGGAGCCGAAGACGATGGGGCCGCCGAGGGCCTCGGGGACGCCGTCGTAGGTGACGGAGACGGTGAAGTCGCGGCCCTCGGCCAGCGGCCGGCGCGGGGTGACGGTGACCTCGTCGCCGCCCCGGGTGAACGCCGCCCGTCTGCCGTCCACCTCGACCCGCGATATCCGCAGCTTCTGGAGGTCGAGATCGAAGGAGGACAGGGTCTGGGTGGCGCGCGCGGTGAGGGTGGTACGGCCGTCCAGGCGGCCGGTGCCGGGCGCGTAGGCCACGTCCAGGTCGTAATGGCGGGCGTCGTAGCCGCCGTTGCCGAGGTGCGGGAAGTAGGGGTCGCCGATGCCGGGGGCGCCCTGGGTGGGGGGCGCGGAGGCGGCGATGGCGAGGAGGGAGGCCGCCGCGGTGGCGAGGACCCCCAGACGTGCCGAACGGGAGAGTGCCATGAGTCGTCCCTTTCGAGCGTGCCGATCAGTGGTCGGACACGGACGACTCTGCACTCTCCCGTTCAGGCATGTTCATGACTTTGCCCAGTCGTCACGCGCTACGTGCCGGACGGCTCCTCGGAGCCGGTCCCGGCGGAGGGCTTGCCGGGCGTCTTCTTCGCCGCCTTCCGGGTCGTCCTCGGCGTGGACTTCGCGCCGGGACCGGTCTTCTCCCCGGACGCCTCCGTCGCCGCGGCGGCCGCGGCGGCCTCGGGAGCCGGCGCGGTGTCGGCGGCCTCGGCGACGGCCTCGGCGGACGCGGCGGCCTTGTCCGGCTCGGAGTCGGCGGCCTGGGAGGCCTCTTCGGCGGCGGTCTCCCCAGACGCCTCTTCGGAGACGGCCGCCTCGGAAGCCTTCTCGGAAGCGGTCGCCTCGGAAGCCTTCTCGGAGTCCGTGTCCTGCGCGGCCGGCTTCTTCTCGGCCGCCGGCTCCTTCTCGGCCGCCGGCTTCTCCGCCGCCGACTCCTTGGTGGCCGCCGGCTTCTCCGCCGCCGGCTCCTTGGTGGCCGCCGGTTCCTTCTCGGCCGAACCGTCGGAGACGACCGCGTCCGGGACCAGTTCCGACGCCTTCTTCGCCGCCGACAGCAGCACCGTGTCCTGCGGGGCCTGGTCGGCGAAGTTCTCCGGGTGGTGGCAGGCCACCCGCTGGCCCGGCCTCAGCTCGATCAGCTGCGGCTCGGTCGTCCGGCAGATCTCCGTCGCCTTCCAGCAGCGGGTGTGGAACCGGCAGCCGGGGGGCGGGGCGATCGGGGACGGAACGTCACCGCGCAGCAGGATGCGCTCGTTCTTCCGCCCCCGGCGCTTGGTGTCCGGCACCGGCACCGCCGACATCAGTGCCTTGGTGTACGGGTGCATCGGCGCCTCGTACAGCGAGGTGCGGTCGGCCAGCTCCACGATCTTGCCGAGGTACATCACCGCGATCCGGTCCGACACGTGCCGGACCACCGACAGGTCGTGGGCGATGATCACATAGGTCAGGCCCAGCTCCTGCTGGAGGTCGTCCATGAGGTTGACGACCTGCGCCTGGATCGACACGTCCAGCGCGGAGACCGGCTCGTCCGCCACCACCAGCTTCGGCTTCAGCGCGAGCGCGCGGGCGATGCCGATGCGCTGGCGCTGGCCGCCGGAGAACTCGTGCGGGTAGCGGTTGTAGTGCTCGGGGCTGAGGCCGACCAGGGAGAGGAGCCGCTGGACCTCCTTCTTGACCCCGCCCTCCGGCTCCACGCCCTGGAGCCGGAAGGGCGCCGAGACGATCGAGCCGATGGTGTGGCGGGGGTTCAGGGAACCGTACGGGTCCTGGAAGATCATCTGGATGTCGCGGCGCAGCGGACGCATCTGCCCGGTGCTCAGCCGCGTGATGTCCCGGCCCTCGAAGGTGATCTTCCCGCCGGTCGGGTCCTGGAGACGGGTGATGACCCGGCCCATGGTCGACTTGCCGCAGCCGGACTCGCCGACCACGCCCAGGGTCTCGCCCTTGCGCACCTCGAAGTCGATCCCGTCGACGGCCTTCACGGCGCCGACCTGGCGCTGCAGGATCCCCTTCTTGATCGGGAAGTGCTTGGTCAGGCCCTCGACCCTGAGCAGCACCTCGCGGTCCGCCGAGCCCTCGGAGGCCGGCGCCTGCGGAGGGATCGCGGCCTCGTCCGTCTTCTTGGTCTCACTCACAGCTTCGGCGCAATCTCTTCGGTCCAGATCCGCTGGCGGTCCTCGGTCGGGAGGTGACAGGCGGACCAGTGCCCGGTGCTCACCTGCTCCAGCTCGGGGCGCACCGTGCGGGTGACGTTCCCCTTGGGGATGTCCGCGTACGGGCAGCGCGGGTGGAAGGCGCAGCCCGAGGGGACGTTGATGAGGCTCGGCGGCTGGCCCTTGACCGGGATGAGCCGTTCGGAGGTCTCGCGGTCGATGCGGGGCATCGAGCCGAGCAGGCCCCAGGTGTAGGGGTGCTGCGGCTGCTCGAAGACCTCATCGGCCGGACCGCGCTCCACGCATCGGCCGCCGTACATCACCAGGACCTCGTCGGCGATCTCGGCGACCACGCCGAGGTCGTGGGTGATCATGACGACCGCGGAGCCGAACTCCTTCTGCAGGTCCCGGATCAGGTCGAGGATCTGCGCCTGGACGGTCACGTCGAGGGCGGTGGTCGGCTCGTCCGCGATGAGCAGCTCGGGGTTGTTGACCAGGGCCATGGCGATCATGGCGCGCTGGCGCATACCGCCGGAGAACTCGTGCGGGTAGCCGTCGACGCGCTTGGCGGGCTCGGGGATGCCGACCCGGTCGAGCATCTCGATGGCCCGGGTGCGGGCCACCTTCTTGCTGACGTCGTGGTGCACCCGGTACGCCTCGACGATCTGGTCGCCGACCTTGTAGTAGGGGTGCATCGCGGACAGCGGGTCCTGGAAGATCATCGCCATCTCCCGGCCGCGCAGCTTGCGCACCTCGTCCGGGGAGGAGGAGATCAGTTCCTTGCCGTTCAGCCAGATCTCGCCGGACATCCGCACGTTCTTGCCGCGCGCGCCGAGCCGGTGCAGGCCCATGATGGCCAGCGAGGTCACCGACTTGCCGGAGCCGGACTCGCCCACGATGGCGAGGGTCTTGCCCTTCTCCAGCGAGAAGCTGACCCCGTCGACGGACTTGACCAGGCCGTCGTCGGTCGGGAAGTGCACCTTGAGGTCGCGGACCTCCAGGAAGGCTTCGGGGGCCTTGGCGGGGGCGGGCTCGCCCACCGCGGCACCGGTCTTGGAGAGTTCGGTCACGAGAGCCTCACCCGCGGGTCGGCGGCGGCGTAGAGCACGTCCACCACAAGATTTGCGATCACGACGAAGAAGGCGGCGAGCAGGGTCACGCCGAGGATCTTGGGCAGGTCGTTGTCGGTGATGCCCTGCACCGCGTACTCGCCGATGCCGTGCAGCGAGAACACCGACTCGGTGATCACGGCGCCGCCGAGCAGCAGACCGAGGTCCATGCCGAAGACGGTGATGATCGGGGTGAGCGCGGAGCGCAGCCCGTGCTTGACCACCACCCGGCGCTCGACCAGGCCCTTGGACCGGGCCGTGCGGATGAAGTCCTCGTTCATCGTCTCCAGCATCCCCGAGCGGGTCAGCCGGGCGTAGATGGCGGAGTACAGCAGGGCCAGCGAACACCAGGCCAGGAAGAGGGTGTTGGCCCACTGCGCCGGGTTCTCCGTGAGCGGGACGTAGGTGCGTCCGAAGATCGGGATCTGGACGGTGAAGAGCAGCTGCGCCAGCTTGCCCGTGAAGAACATGGGCAGCGAGACACCGGCGAGCGCGACGCCCATGAAGGCGCGGTCGAAGAACGAGCGCGGCTTCAGCGCGGAGATCACGCCGACCACCACACCGGAGACGAGCCACAGCACGGCGGCCCCCGCGGCCAGCGAGGCCGTGACCGGGATGCGGGAGGTCAGCTCCGGCCAGACCGCCTGGTGGTTCTTGAAGGAGTAGCCGAAGCACGGCGCGTCGCAGTGCACCGTGGTCGGGCCGAGGTCGTACGTGGCGCCGGCCACGATCCCCTTGATGAAGTGCCAGTACTGGACGTAGACGGGCTGGTCCAGACCGAGGTTGTGCTTGACCGCGGCGATGTCCGCCTTCGACGGGCTCTTGCCGATGTACTGCTGTGCCAGCTGGTCCGCCGTCTGGCCGGCGAGTCGCGGCAGCAGGAAGAAGATGGCGAAGGTGACCGCGGAGACGACCAGCAGCAGGATCACTGCCGCGAACGTCCGGCGGAGGATGTACGAGATCACGGGGGCCGGCGCTGGTGCCCGCGGGCCGGGGGGCCCACGGGCACCAATGCCTTCACCTGCCTTCCGGGGCTGCTACTTCGACGCGACGCCGATGTTGAGGTAGTCGTACTGACCGCTGAAGGCCGCCGTGGAAACCAGGTTGGTGTAGTTCTGCGGACGGCCCAGCAGGACCTTGAAGTAGGTCAGCGGGACGAGGACGGCGTCGTCCATGGTCTTCTTGTCGATCTGGGTGTAGAGGCCGTTGCGCTCGCCGGTGTCCTGGGTGGCGATCGCCTTGCCCAGCAGCTCGTTGACGTCCTTGTTGTCGTACTGCGACAGGTTGGTGCTGCCGGACTGGCTGATCGCCTTGCCGTTCAGGATCTGCTGCAGGAAGCCGTAGCCGGAGGGCCAGTCGGCACCCCACTGCATCATCATCAGGCCGATGTTCTGCTTCTGGGTGAACTTCGGCACGCCGGCGTAGTCCGTGAAGTACTTGCCGGACGGGTACTGCTTGAGGCTGGCGTTGATGCCGACCTTCTTCAGCGAGTTGATGATCGCCGTGGCGGCGTCGATCTCCTGCGGACGGTCCGACCGGGCCGTGATGTTGGTGGAGATCGAGGTCTTGCCGCAGGCCTTCAGCTGGTCCTTGGCCTTGGCGACGTCGCCCTTGCTGTCCTTGGTGGCGTAGGCGTCGGCCTTCGCGTAGCCCGGGATGTCCGGGGGCAGGACGGTGGAGGCGATCTCACCGCGGACCGGGCCGCCCTCGGCGGTCTGCACCGAGACCTTGTCGATGGCGTACTGCACGGCCTTGCGGCACTCGGGCTTGTCGAACGGCTTCAGCTTGCTGTTGATCGCCAGGTAGACGAGCCGGCCGCCGTAGGTGTTGTCCGTGTTGGCCTTCTTGGCCTCGTCGGTGAGCACCTCGGCCTGGGTGGAGGCCTGGACACCGGTGCCGACCAGGTCGATGGCGTTGCCCGCCATGACGTCCTGGTCGATGGTCTCCGGGTTGACCTTCAGCTTGACGACGATCCTGTCCGGCAGCTGCTTGCGCAGCGGGTCGCTCTTCGCGTCCCAGTTCTCGTTGCGCACGAGCACGGCCTGCTTGCCGTCCTCGTAGCTCTGGAACTTGTAGGAGCCGGAGGACAGGATGTGCTTGACGTAGTCGACGCCGGTGTCCTTCGACTGCGGCACCGGAGCCGTCTGCGGCGTGGCGACCAGGTAGTCGAACTCCTGGAAGGCCTGCTTCAGGTGGAAGACGATCGTGGTGTCGTCCGGCGTCTCGATGGAGGACAGGCCCTTGGGGTTCTTGTCCTTGTACGGGCCCTTGTACTTGTCGCCGCCGGCCATGAACTGCTGGAAGTAGTTCGGGCCGAGGGAGAGCACGTCACGCGCGAAGTTGGAGCGCTCGACGGCGTACTTGACGTCCTTCGAGGTGATCGGCGTGCCGTCCTCGTACTTCAGGCCCGCACGCAGCTTGTACGTCCAGGTCTTGCCGCCCTCGCTCGGCTGGCCCTTGCTCGCCGCGAGGTCCGGGACCAGGGTGTTGCCCTCGTCGCCGGGGCCGGGCTTGAAGGTCATCAGCGGACGGGCGTACAGCCGGCTGAGGTTGTACATGTACGCGTAGTACGTGTTGCCCGGGTCGAAGGAGTCCGGGACGTCGGACATCTCGTAGGTGACCGTGCCACCCTTCTTGTCCGACGCGTTCACGACGCCCTTGGTCGCGGCGTTGGCCCCGGCCGACTTGGTGCCGTTCTCGTTCGTGTTGTCATCGGCCTTGCTGCAACCCGCAAGAAGCAGGCTGGCGGAGCCGATGGCCGCGATAGCGGCCAGCGCTGACCTTCGCATGATGGGCGCTTTCCCCTCCATTGATTGAAAACTTGTCGGGCTCTCGCGGCAGGCGTCAGCGGCTGCGCGGGTCGAGAGCGTCGCGTAGACCGTCACCGAGCAGGTTGAACGCCAGGACGGTGACGAAGATGGCGAGGCCGGGGACGATCATGTACTGGGGGTCGACCTGGTAGTAGGTGACCGCCTCGCGGAGCATGCCGCCCCAGGACGCCTGCGGGGGCTGGATGCCGACGCCGAGGAAGCTCAGCGACGCCTCGAAGATGATGTTGGTCGGGATCAGCAGCGTCGAGTAGACGATGATCGGGCCGACCAGGTTCGGCATCAGTTCCCGGAAGAGGATGTACGGGGCCTTGGCGCCCATGCCCCGGGCCGCGTCGACGAACTCGCGCTCGCGCAGGGCGAGGGTCTGGCCGCGCACGATCCGGCCGAGATAGGGCCAGTTGAAGAAGCCGATGACGAAGATGAGCACGCTCAGGTGCAGCGGCAGTCCGTTGAGGCCGAAGGCGCCGCCCTGGAGGGTGGCGGAGATGGCGATCGCGAAGAGCAGGAGGGGGAAGGCGAGGAAGGTGTCCATCAGCCGGCTGATGATCGAGTCCACCCGCCCGCCGTAGTAGCCCGCGATGACACCCATGATCGCGCCGATGACGTTGGACAGGACGGTGGCGCCGAAGGCGACCACCAGCGACACCCAGGAGCCCTCGAGGATGCGGGTGGCGATGTCCCGGCCGAACTTCGGGTCCACGCCGAGCGGATGGTCCGCGCTCATGCCGCCCCAGCTGCCCGTGGGCAGCGAGGTGTCCGGGGTGATCAGGTCCTGGTGGAAAGCGTTGGGGTCGAGGCCGAACAGGGCCTGGATGGGGCGGGAGAGGATGGCGAGGAGGATCAGCAGGATCACGATGACGCCGCCGGCGACGGCGGCCTTGTCCTTCTTGAACCGGGTC comes from Streptomyces sp. SCL15-4 and encodes:
- a CDS encoding ABC transporter ATP-binding protein, which produces MTELSKTGAAVGEPAPAKAPEAFLEVRDLKVHFPTDDGLVKSVDGVSFSLEKGKTLAIVGESGSGKSVTSLAIMGLHRLGARGKNVRMSGEIWLNGKELISSSPDEVRKLRGREMAMIFQDPLSAMHPYYKVGDQIVEAYRVHHDVSKKVARTRAIEMLDRVGIPEPAKRVDGYPHEFSGGMRQRAMIAMALVNNPELLIADEPTTALDVTVQAQILDLIRDLQKEFGSAVVMITHDLGVVAEIADEVLVMYGGRCVERGPADEVFEQPQHPYTWGLLGSMPRIDRETSERLIPVKGQPPSLINVPSGCAFHPRCPYADIPKGNVTRTVRPELEQVSTGHWSACHLPTEDRQRIWTEEIAPKL
- a CDS encoding ABC transporter substrate-binding protein is translated as MEGKAPIMRRSALAAIAAIGSASLLLAGCSKADDNTNENGTKSAGANAATKGVVNASDKKGGTVTYEMSDVPDSFDPGNTYYAYMYNLSRLYARPLMTFKPGPGDEGNTLVPDLAASKGQPSEGGKTWTYKLRAGLKYEDGTPITSKDVKYAVERSNFARDVLSLGPNYFQQFMAGGDKYKGPYKDKNPKGLSSIETPDDTTIVFHLKQAFQEFDYLVATPQTAPVPQSKDTGVDYVKHILSSGSYKFQSYEDGKQAVLVRNENWDAKSDPLRKQLPDRIVVKLKVNPETIDQDVMAGNAIDLVGTGVQASTQAEVLTDEAKKANTDNTYGGRLVYLAINSKLKPFDKPECRKAVQYAIDKVSVQTAEGGPVRGEIASTVLPPDIPGYAKADAYATKDSKGDVAKAKDQLKACGKTSISTNITARSDRPQEIDAATAIINSLKKVGINASLKQYPSGKYFTDYAGVPKFTQKQNIGLMMMQWGADWPSGYGFLQQILNGKAISQSGSTNLSQYDNKDVNELLGKAIATQDTGERNGLYTQIDKKTMDDAVLVPLTYFKVLLGRPQNYTNLVSTAAFSGQYDYLNIGVASK
- a CDS encoding M1 family metallopeptidase codes for the protein MALSRSARLGVLATAAASLLAIAASAPPTQGAPGIGDPYFPHLGNGGYDARHYDLDVAYAPGTGRLDGRTTLTARATQTLSSFDLDLQKLRISRVEVDGRRAAFTRGGDEVTVTPRRPLAEGRDFTVSVTYDGVPEALGGPIVFGSDYGWMKTADGVFVACEPNAASTWFPSSDHPADKATYDIRIKAPQGLTAVSNGRLVSAYDKDGSTYTHWRESRPMATYLATATIGKFDVRTGRTPGGIPVYVAIDPVLKDANTVDVYGVTSAVTDYWSRLFGPYPFEETGAIVDDMPEAGFSLEVQSKPAYSAVRSETTIVHELAHQWFGDSVSVARWNDIWLNEGFATYAQWLWAEHKGTRSAHDSFLAGYGSRPADSDFWQVRPGAPERDTMFASAVYQRGAMTLQMLRERIGDPAFFRLLPAWTSLHRYGNAGTADFIRLAERVSGRQLDDLFDTWLFTTGKPAL
- a CDS encoding dipeptide ABC transporter ATP-binding protein; the protein is MSETKKTDEAAIPPQAPASEGSADREVLLRVEGLTKHFPIKKGILQRQVGAVKAVDGIDFEVRKGETLGVVGESGCGKSTMGRVITRLQDPTGGKITFEGRDITRLSTGQMRPLRRDIQMIFQDPYGSLNPRHTIGSIVSAPFRLQGVEPEGGVKKEVQRLLSLVGLSPEHYNRYPHEFSGGQRQRIGIARALALKPKLVVADEPVSALDVSIQAQVVNLMDDLQQELGLTYVIIAHDLSVVRHVSDRIAVMYLGKIVELADRTSLYEAPMHPYTKALMSAVPVPDTKRRGRKNERILLRGDVPSPIAPPPGCRFHTRCWKATEICRTTEPQLIELRPGQRVACHHPENFADQAPQDTVLLSAAKKASELVPDAVVSDGSAEKEPAATKEPAAEKPAATKESAAEKPAAEKEPAAEKKPAAQDTDSEKASEATASEKASEAAVSEEASGETAAEEASQAADSEPDKAAASAEAVAEAADTAPAPEAAAAAAATEASGEKTGPGAKSTPRTTRKAAKKTPGKPSAGTGSEEPSGT
- a CDS encoding ABC transporter permease, whose product is MTAPIETTGAAAEAQPEAVLEGAGKGQIEGRSLGQIAWTRFKKDKAAVAGGVIVILLILLAILSRPIQALFGLDPNAFHQDLITPDTSLPTGSWGGMSADHPLGVDPKFGRDIATRILEGSWVSLVVAFGATVLSNVIGAIMGVIAGYYGGRVDSIISRLMDTFLAFPLLLFAIAISATLQGGAFGLNGLPLHLSVLIFVIGFFNWPYLGRIVRGQTLALREREFVDAARGMGAKAPYILFRELMPNLVGPIIVYSTLLIPTNIIFEASLSFLGVGIQPPQASWGGMLREAVTYYQVDPQYMIVPGLAIFVTVLAFNLLGDGLRDALDPRSR
- a CDS encoding trimeric intracellular cation channel family protein, which produces MQLQQLFSPSVQHTLDVIGIFVFAISGALLAVRKNFDVFGIAVLAEVTALGGGLFRDLVIGAVPPAAFTDLGYFVTPLLAALVVFFLHPHVERIQSAVLVFDAAGLGLFCVSGTTKAYSHGLGLTASATLGLATAVGGGVLRDVLANEVPSLLRWDRDLYAVPAIVGSAMVVLCIRYDALSPLTSGFAALTAFVLRLLAMRFHWRAPRAWNRRSTVTEE
- a CDS encoding alpha/beta hydrolase, which translates into the protein MSLTGTPFLYTTIALSVVALILPLVLWSRMGGPRPLRAAARVLMLLFAQGTAVTLVFVLVNNQNNLYDDWADLLGTGDHVQQAADLGRDGTGGISVERLPRVRQSFRPVGGPGTRAAGTVRVTQLQGRVSGVNAEVYVWLPPQYDDPAYRHHRFPVVELLPGYPGSAKAWFGALRAPEQLLPLMRDGRVAPFILVAPRTNLLAGVDTGCANIPGQVNADSWLSIDVPKMVKDNFRTEPAPRGWAVAGYSAGAHCAVKLAVAHPDRYRAAVSMSGYNDPIAERDSLAAQSPALRAANNPYALLRKAATPPPVALYLSGQPGDGYQAGMALRSAAKAPTTVSVVFLPRSAGGHTLALWRPQIPAVFRWLTLQMGQSHAKGRDTSVAGAATPPSPSSAGSTHEALASGTASRAGAARTP
- a CDS encoding ABC transporter permease, whose product is MISYILRRTFAAVILLLVVSAVTFAIFFLLPRLAGQTADQLAQQYIGKSPSKADIAAVKHNLGLDQPVYVQYWHFIKGIVAGATYDLGPTTVHCDAPCFGYSFKNHQAVWPELTSRIPVTASLAAGAAVLWLVSGVVVGVISALKPRSFFDRAFMGVALAGVSLPMFFTGKLAQLLFTVQIPIFGRTYVPLTENPAQWANTLFLAWCSLALLYSAIYARLTRSGMLETMNEDFIRTARSKGLVERRVVVKHGLRSALTPIITVFGMDLGLLLGGAVITESVFSLHGIGEYAVQGITDNDLPKILGVTLLAAFFVVIANLVVDVLYAAADPRVRLS
- a CDS encoding thioesterase family protein translates to MAEAATAPSPRAAIGDSEFDRDTAVTRREPGVYDIDLSAGWTIISAVNGGYLLAVLGRALADTLPHPDPFSITAHYLTASRPGPAVVRTGTVRTGRTLSTGQASLFQYDDEGNEVERIRVLASYGDLAALPDDVRTTAAPPAIPPLERCFGPEDGPAPIDGSNAIAGRLMIKLDPATTGWALGSPSGKGEMRAWFGLADGRDADPLSLLLAVDALPPTAFEMGLKGWVPTVELTVHVRRRPAPGPLRVSITTRNLAGGFLEEDAEVWDSADRLVAQSRQLARVRLG